A window from Triticum aestivum cultivar Chinese Spring chromosome 6D, IWGSC CS RefSeq v2.1, whole genome shotgun sequence encodes these proteins:
- the LOC123140764 gene encoding uncharacterized protein, with protein MSHEAGGDEMALRRRHPPTAAPLEDEDLLGEILLRVPPMPSLLPRASLVSKLWGAVAAAPSFRRRFVAHHRRPPVLGFFEKGDGELVFTPILDPPDRIPRARFSLRPGGDGDDFCGPFNSWVLLGCRHGWVLIVIRFWPMLLVFHPVSGDCRSVDIPSDFLQCVRDFSGAVLCAAGDDQGHVHGDCHSCPFKVVLVGTREKQDLTVAWVYSSETGMWGDQVSTTQPCAGLVYHLPGMVNRLPCTLVGNVLYWLLHGSDNGILEFDLDSQRLALIERPSSAGINRGNSRIIRLEDGSVGLAVFLYPTFNMWKRKVSSHGVASWVRHKIIDIHKIIGLPRRIKTGKGAIVGYSEDANAVFISVSGYLQYYAFIVQLESMQSRKLNQIFFENSYHLFADFYTAGTVPAIEPTQQQSIVPAIEPPQLQGGRMIQLISRIFVCTSIWWFSLLVSDCNVV; from the exons ATGAGCCACGAGGCCGGCGGCGACGAGATGGCCCTCCGTCGCCGCCACCCGCCGACGGCCGCGCCGCTGGAAGACGAGGACCTCCTCGGGGAGATCCTCCTCCGCGTCCCCCCGATGCCCTCCTTGCTCCCCCGCGCCTCCCTCGTCTCCAAGCTATggggagccgtcgccgccgccccctccttccgccgccgctTCGTCGCCCACCACCGGAGGCCCCCCGTCCTCGGCTTCTTCGAGAAGGGCGACGGGGAGCTGGTCTTCACACCCATCCTCGACCCTCCCGACCGCATCCCTCGCGCGCGCTTCTCCCTGCGgcccggcggcgacggcgacgatttCTGTGGCCCGTTCAATTCGTGGGTTCTGCTCGGGTGCCGCCACGGCTGGGTCCTTATCGTCATCCGGTTTTGGCCTATGCTCCTCGTGTTTCATCCTGTCTCCGGTGACTGCCGCAGCGTGGACATTCCGTCAGATTTCTTACAGTGTGTGCGCGACTTCAGCGGAGCCGTGCTCTGTGCTGCAGGCGACGACCAGGGCCACGTGCACGGAGACTGCCACTCGTGCCCCTTCAAGGTTGTCTTGGTAGGCACCAGAGAGAAACAAGATCTCACCGTCGCCTGGGTTTACTCCTCAGAGACCGGCATGTGGGGAGATCAAGTTTCGACGACGCAACCATGTGCCGGTTTGGTCTACCATCTCCCCGGCATGGTTAACCGTCTCCCCTGCACGCTTGTGGGCAATGTCCTCTACTGGTTGTTGCATGGGTCAGACAATGGCATACTCGAGTTTGATTTGGATAGCCAGAGACTGGCTCTGATAGAGAGGCCTTCAAGTGCGGGCATCAACCGCGGCAACAGTCGGATCATCAGGTTAGAGGATGGCAGTGTTGGCCTCGCTGTATTTTTGTATCCGACCTTCAATATGTGGAAACGCAAGGTCAGTAGTCACGGTGTTGCCTCATGGGTGCGGCACAAGATTATTGACATTCACAAGATCATTGGTCTGCCACGTCGGATCAAGACAGGGAAGGGAGCTATAGTGGGGTACTCCGAGGATGCTAACGCGGTTTTTATATCGGTGTCTGGCTATTTACAATACTATGCCTTCATTGTTCAACTTGAGTCCATGCAGTCCAGGAAACTTAATCAAATATTTTTCGAGAATTCCTACCATCTGTTCGCAGATTTCTATACTGCAG GTACAGTTCCAGCCATTGAGCCAACACAGCAGCAAAGTATTGTTCCAGCAATTGAGCCACCACAGCTGCAGG GTGGTCGCATGATTCAGTTGATCAGTAGGATTTTCGTCTGCACCAG CATTTGGTGGTTTTCCCTTCTCGTATCTGACTGTAATGTGGTGTAA